The Vigna unguiculata cultivar IT97K-499-35 chromosome 1, ASM411807v1, whole genome shotgun sequence nucleotide sequence ATATAATTGGGAATTCTTTAGGAGAAACCATGACCCACTATATGACAATATCATTTGATTCAGAAAAGTAGAAACCTCTGTCATTGTAGGTGAGAGAGAAGGCATTCCAATTTCCTGGTGAGGGGGTAAATCTGAAATATATTCACCAGTGTTGGTGATTAAATCAATAAGTACACTATTATTTATATAGTCTCAAAACATAGTattctattaaataaaataaagaaaaagggaAGCTTAAGGAGAGGTGTAAGACTGtgaaaactttttgaaaaatacaATTCTTGTATcctaaaaactatatttttagcTAACAACCAATCAAGTGCATGGCATCTCCTGTAAGGAAACACAAATGATAGAGAAGCACAAGCTGTGGCATGATGTGAAAAGACTCATAACTGTTGACAAGTTAGAGAAACATTACATTTAGTCTAGTAATGTTAGACAGATGTAAAACCATTCACACTTGTATCTCCACCAAAAAGGCTTGAGATTAGAACACCTATTACAACATAAAGTGGTTAAGATTTTCAACTTTCCACCCTATTCTTAAATAAGTTGAATGTGGCATAAGGTAAATCATATGTGTGCACAGTGCATTCCCCATGCTCTATGCAGAAAGAGTTCTTGTATACGGGAGATTAGTGATATAAACCATGCTTGTACCCCTAGCTAACAACTTCTTTTAGGGAACTAGGTACAGGATTATTACGCCATCTCCAACccaatgtatttttatttcttatgcATCTTAAATGGGTCTTATCACCACACATCACTTATTTTTACGTTTTATAATTTAAGAAGTTCATATCTCCAACCTAGCATCTCCCTTTATATACTCTTATACAACACATTTATTTATCTAGTCAATAATGCatcttatttctattttttatttgggtAAATATTACCTTATATCTTTATTAAAAGCAATTTTTCGAGTGCACTTACACAATGTGCTTGATGCTTGACAAGGTCCAGCGGTTGCTTTTACAAAAAGCACAGACAATTCTTAACTGGTAAGAACTGCTCTCCATAACCAATGGTGGAGATGCCCTTAGCATATTATCAAAAGACCCCGTTTAAAAAAGTCTCAGCTCAATCCAAGGTCAAGGACACACCAGTGAGTAGTTAGATACTCTAGCAAAGATTACCTGAGGTAGCTCTATATTTGCAATTTGCAACAGAGTACATTTCtccttctatttataatttacactataaaaaataacattacagGAGAAAAGATGCAGTCGGTTAAATGCAGCTTCAAATGTCCAACACCCATCTTCCATTtcaatcaaatttcaaaatttaatttgccAAACTGAGAAAGTGTCAGATATGCAGCACTGTAGGACATAAAAAAGCATTACAAGCCCCACATAGGTGATAAGCATCACCCATATTTCAAATCTTTGATATATGGATGACTAACTAAATGCAAAGCAAAAACCCAGTGAACATGTTAACCAAGCTACTTATCCAATCATCCATATTAAAGGACATCAAGCTTAAACAAATTCATCAGGACCCATGAAATAAaagatcaaaatataaatagtcaACAAGGAACATTTTGAAAGGCTTAATGTAACACCCAACAAGAACATGGAGGAAATAAAATTAACAGTCCAAAGATCCATTGATTGTACCTGAGGCTGATGCATAGCATCTCCTTGACAGCACCTGTGAACTTCTTTTTGAGAACACGGTTCATTGACAATTAAAAAGCTACTGTCAATCCCTTTTGAAGCAAGACATATGcaaggaaaaaacaaattattataacataaAGTGACATACGGTGAAATCTCTCCGGTGTACCCAGACCCCATAATGGAACCCCTTCTAATACTAGCCATGGAGATGCTTCTCTTCTGCGTACCAAATGAAAGTTTATGTCaaaaataaagtacaagtcagctgaAAATATACAAATGCTGAGGAAGAGGAAGTGAAAAGCAGTAGAGTAGGCaaggaaaagaaagagagatATTGAAggcagaaacaaaaaaaaaacttgtgatATATTGTTTAGTTTTGATGTAAATTTGCTCTACTCACAGTAAAGTTGACGACCGGTTCAAAGACACTGTTTCTTGTTGAAGATTCAGGGAGCTGAGTTTTTCGTACATCTAAACAAATAACCAACTACAATTATTAAcatagaaaataaaacttaaggAACACCATTCACCAAGCTTTCAAATGGCTCCCAAACACCAGAATATGCTAATATCACTTCAAACCTCTCCAATACAAACTATACGGTTACACTTATACTTGCTGCTCACTCACAAACACCTTAATTAAAAACACCAACTGGTTGCCAATACACCTATAACAAATCAAGCATTCTACACTATTCCCATTTCTAAATTCAAAGTTTCGCAGGAATGATTAATCAGGACAATCCAACACAGAATTCCAAATTTACAAATAAGTTTGCTATGAATTTAGTTGCAATTGAGAAATAACCAAAGAACCAAGCAATTACCGCGCCTCCTATTGAGAGAGGATTGAGCATCGCCGGAAAACCAACGCGCCAAGATATAACGCTCGTGGTGCACCAACTTGGAAACATTTTTCACCTGAATCCAACAGAAATCAttaaataaacagaaaaaagaaatggtTTGTTTGCATTAAAACGCGAGAAATGATAACGGTAGGTAGAGAGGTAGGATATGATTCACCTTGGCTGAGTGATTGAGCAAATGCGACGCCATCGCCGATGAACGGAAGAGAAATGGAGAAATAGCGACCTAAAAAAGACCGGTTAGGGTTCGTTCGCTGAATAGATCCGATCAAGTATATGCAAAAGGCATGCTATGAAGGTAGCAACTATGGCAGCATACCAACCAACTcaggaatttttttttctcttcctttaaataaattcttctacttttcttacttttatttatttttatttattattatgacaTCGTTTATCGTTTGTTGTAATTGCaagagaaaaacaagaaagaaaaaacatctaaattttattttatttttcacttcctttttctttttgtgaatTTCGAAAACCTCACCGttcatgtgtaaaaaaaaagttactctTCTGGCAAAGTCAACTTATATTGCTAATTAGTAAACCATAATAACTGTATTATGTATAGAGGTTagaataactatatataattaaagtattCTTAGAATTATTGTTTGATAGAtattagacatgtcaaagtgagtcaaCCGGCTCACACAGGTTGGCTCACCATAAGCCGGGTTAAAAATGAGTAAACTCAACCCGTCTCACTTTCTGGtaagccagaaattttgtaacccggctcaatccaccacgggttggtgggttaagtgggttggctcaccaacccacctaaaaaaattattattatttttttattatttaaatatttaaataaatttttaagtaatccatgagatgacaatcatagtaaaatcaataaccaatgttttgatcatgctcaccaccaatatatgaagaattatttccaagaaagtatcatTAGTCTAAAaaagcatgactaatattacaaattttctattatgctattcaacaaaatataaataaaaaaaactatacatttttttcatgctaatttagaaaaaattgtttataagatggTTACTTGaataatttactataaatattatatttaaagattaaagtatcaacatatatataacttgacaatcaaattaattaaacattcaaataattcaaatataattaggtaacattctagcatttaaaaatatgaaattatgaacaaatataattggagtagtaaataatttaaaaaaattaaaagaaaatttaaaaaaataaaaaaaaaattgtaaaaaaatgttggtgggttaagtttgggccaacccaccttcaacccggttcgaacccgtttaacccaacccgtgggttaagtgagccgggttgagtttaacccacttttgaaaaaattgaatttttctcaacccaacccggctcgaacccgtggtgagccggattaactcacgggttgaaacccattttgacatctctaatagatattttgaagaattttttttcaatgagtAGTTTCAAAGAATACAGAAGgaagaaaacaataataatagcaGGTGTCGTAATTGGAAATTGTACAAGTTTGAAAAAAAGAACGTAGAAAATTGATGGGAGTATTGTCTCAAACGAAATTATACGATTATTCTCTGGGAgtaattaatggtcgtccaatTTGGACGAAGAGAACctctaacaaaaattaattaatttatcacGGGCTGGACTAGCAGCACGCTTTTGCTTTCTGCACCTCTATAATTCCATAATTGCTAACTGCTCCTCGTAAATGTTCCGGAATTGTTGTTCTGCAAAATATTTCattgaatacaaaatatttcaacatgtcttctctaaaaaaaaaagttctcaaaacatatatactattaaattatttcaaatttaaaaccattttttaaataatttgttttcttaaaattttattttaaaaaaatttaaaattacgtataaacatttaatatgagttaaatatgtttttggtcccttacctctcaatgaattttaaaattagttcattttgaaattttggaccaatctagtattttatatttcaaaatacatgaatttagtcattttaataaaatcttgttagatttatttgatatttcgtacGTATTTCAAGATTGTATCTGAGTTGTTTAGactatttgatacatttttatgaaagacgcttgaaatgtcaaataaatcttataaaatctgattaaaagaactaaattcatgtattttaaaaattaaaagattaaattaatccaaaattttaaaatgggacaaattttaaaatgaaagagaaaaacgTATTTAAACCCTTAAAATTACTTTCATTGTCGTCGATCTAGCTTTGGAAGAAGTGGAGTTGTTAAACCAGAAAACCAGGTTGATGATATTTCCCTTAGTCATTGATTATTGAATCTGATTAAGTGCTTTTACTCTTTTAACAATAGAATATCTTATTCATTATcttcaaatcaaattatattctAATGTATTGTTTCCATTTGatctctatattattttttctgcaATATTTCCAACAATAGTGTCTTTGAATGTCTTGGGAAGTGTTCCCTTATCCCAATCAAAAATCTCCAAATTGGGTTGCTCTTAATGCATTTCAGAGACCTTGGAGAACAGTGGTACAACCTCCATCACCAATCCATCTCCATGTCTGCAAAGTCCTTCGTCATTATCTTCCTTCTCCCTCTATTCTCTGTGGTACTCTCAAATCATTTCTCTAATCAGAGTAGAAGTAATCAATTTTGAGTTCCAACACTAAAAATCTTAACTTTTTCCAGTTTAGGCAAGTATTGATGTGATGGTGTTGTTTGTAACCAGGTGGTGGGGAATGAAACCGTGCAATCGGAAGAGTACCCTTTGGTTGTGAGCACGTGGCCCTTCGTTGAGGCTGTCAGAGCTGCATGGAAGGCTGTTGATGGTGGCTCCTCGGCTGTGGATTCCGTGGTTGAGGGTTGCTCTGCCTGTGAGGAACTCAGGTGTGATGGAACAGGTTGGAACTTGAATGTTTGGAACATGATAAGGACTTTTcaatatgaaatatttgaaCCTACTTTGCCTATTGGTTCAATGGAAACTGTAGATTGGGTGTGAACTTATCTCTCCGTGTTGTGATTTTGAAGTATTTGATAGTTGATTTTTGCTGAGAGCTTCATCCATTCTTATCTAGTGCTTATTGGATTGATACTAATCCTAGGCTCACAAAGTCATTATCTTAAACATGCTGCCAGTCCTgcactatatttattttatttgtctttaTGGCTtctcaaatgtaaaatttaactattttagtCCCTCCTGCACTgacacaaaataatatttacttgacGTTATGGTTAGTTGACATTACTTAGCAAACTTGCTTTTCAAGTGTGACTTGTTGTGTTGTGGTTTATGAAAATAATCTACTTGGAAAGGTTGAAATTGGTAATAAAGCTTGTTTCGTGGGAAGGGAAGAGTTTTGAAAAATTCTGTGTTTTTACTCCTATATGAATGAATAAGACAGAGTTTTGGTTCTGTTTTTGTTCATTCTGTTAAAAATCCTTCACCATCTTGAGATTCCATTTTGACTTTTTTCTTCATGTCTTCATCATATGTATGCATCCCTTTTGAATATCCTATTCTGAACAGTTGGTCCAGGTGGAAGTCCAGATGAGAATGGAGAAACTACAATTGATGCTCTGATCATGGATGGGGTAGCTACGAATTACCATGTTCTTGATCTGCTAATTATTTTGTGTCATGCATATTACTTTTTCTTGATCTGGCATGATTTTTTGACCCATCTTCTGCTAAGGGGACACACAGTTGACAATGGAAGTAGGAGCTGTTGCAGCCATGAGATACGTAACTGATGGAATCAAGGCTGCCAGGTTAGTGATGCAACACACTGAACATACTTTGCTTGTAGGAGAGAAAGCATCAGAATTTGCTATTTCAATGGGTCTTCCGGGACCTACAAACTTGAGTTCACCGGAATCTATGGAGAAGTGGACCAAATGGAAAGATGGTTGTTGTCAACCAAATTTCAGGAAAAATGTGTCACCTGCAAATAGTTGTGGTCCTTATAGTCCAACACATTACCTGCAGCATCCTGGTGAAACATGCTCCAGTACTGGTCATATGCTGACCACTAATTCTGGGTTACCTCGTGTTGGTCTTCATAGCCATGATACTATATCAATGGCTGTTATTGATAGAGTAAGGTTTAgcataaaattgaattttagaCATCACTTTATGTATgcatttgacaagttccatctggCACAGATGGGACACATTGCCGTTGGCACATCAACTAATGGGGCAACATTCAAGATTCCTGGCAGGTAACCTTGTGTGTGCCAGTTTTAGAAGTGGACTGATCTTTTCGTTTCTTGAATGACCAAACCTTTCTTCCTTTTCGAGCTAAATTATCTTGATTTAGTTGAAGTCACATGTAATTGGTTTTTagtcctttttattttgattatgacCAATTTCCATTAATTATCATGACTGTTATATACTTAACTAGAGAAGGAATGGCTTTAGAAATTAGACTGTCCTGTCTTTATTCATATAACTCTCCTAGGAGTGTTTTCATTAGGGGAAAGTGCTTCTGTCAATTCCAAATACATATCCTCTTTGGATATATACTGCACACTAAGTTAATGCAGCAGAAATTGATCATCCTCAGTATGTTCTCTCGCTgattcttataattaatttatttttttgattacAGGGTAGGTGATGGCCCCATAGCTGGATCCTCAGCATATGCTGTAGAGGAAGTTGGTGCATGTTGTGCTACTGGGGATGGTGACATCATGATGCGCTTCCTTCCATGGTAGCATAGAAAGTCTCTGGTTTCTCCAGTTTACATAATGAGTTGCTTTTTCTTAGATTGTCTTCAGAAAGTTATGCATATTGGCATATACTCACACAGACAATTTGATTGTGTCTTATCTTTATTGCATATCTGTTGCTTGTTAATTTTGACAAGCAACTGCTATTTGGGGTGAGCATAACTGGTCTATCATGTGATGTTCTTGGTTAATAATAGGTAGATGATAATTTATTTTgcaagtaatatatatattaaacttatttttctaGTGCATTAACCTGTAAACAACATATTCTTTACCGTGGTAGTTTCAACTTTCAAGCAGTCTTAATCTTGTATAGTAACACTTCAATTGAATATTCTTATGTGTTTTCAGTTATGAATATCTAGATGAATACTTCTATTCAATTTCAGCTATCAAGTTGTGGAAAGTATGAGGTTGGGAATGGAGCCCAAACTTGCTGCCAAAGATGCAATGGCAAGAATAGCAAGAAAATTTCCAGATTTTTTGGGAGCCGTTGTTGCCCTCAATAAAAAGGGGGAGCATGCTGGTGCCTGCCATGGTTGGACATTTCAATACTCAGTAAGGAGCCCTGCAATGAAAGACGTTGAAGTTTTTACTGTGCTACCCTGAGACTGAAACTATTCAAGAAATGAGTATCTCCCAACAAATGAATTCAAATCAGTAGGAAAATTAATAGCGCTTAAATGTGcttttattgtaatattattcttgcatttaatatttcaattaacAATGATTGAAAGATTGTTTACAATTGTAACAATGTTTGCACGAGTTTCATACTACAGTTTCAATGTTGTCTGCCCAAGTAATAAGAAAAGTGACTTACAACTCGTTACTGTCAGTTTTTGTGATTTAGATAATGCATGAAGTATAGAAAAAGTGCTTGAAATGAATGGGGATGAACATGTCTCAGTCACATCGGAATTTATTCTTAGTTTTCCACCCTATATACCGATGAAGTTATATCTCTGCAAATTCAAGCAGAGTAGATCTCTTATTCAATATCAAGTAATAATCATTTCTACCATAAACTACTCTTAAGAAAAAATGGTAAGGATTGTAAAACCACCATGATTCTATCAACACTTGATACTTTCATCTTTGAATTTGGTCGTCCAATTCATGTTACTTGCCAGCACTTCTTCTGTCAACTAAGAAGTATACTTTAAAAGTGGAGAAAactgttttaattattataatctaaCTTTTCAAACTGAAAACCATTGTGTTGCTTTATAGTCGAGGTAACGATATACAGACAAATGTTTAAGCTAACATCAGTAGAGGATTTGATTTAGAATTTCCTTCAAGTATTATATTCATATCTCACGTTTATGCTCTTTATCACTCGTTTCAGCCACTATTGTCTTCCAAAACCAATGTTCTTGCCACACTTTCTCCATCTGTTCAAGTGGCAGACTTTTGGTCTCTGGCAGAAGATAATACACAAATAGAGTCATGACCACCACCCATcctccaaagaagaagaaaatcccAGACTTCAAGTGGCAAAGCATGGCCAGAAAAGTCTGACCAACAGCAAAAGTGAAGATAAAGCTCACTGCCACTGTGATGCTTTGCCCTACTGATCTAATTTCCAAAGGAAAAATTTCACTTGGCACTAACCAACCTAATGGCCCCCATGACCACCCAAACCCAGCAACATATATGCATATCATAGCCAAAACCACACAAGCATACCCTTTGCTTAATCCACCATGATCTTTCAGATGAAAGGCCATTGTGCCACCAACTATACACTGTGATGCAAACATTTGAATGCCCCCAATAATGAACAAGGCTCTCCTTCCTAGTTTATCAACTATGAGCATTGATATGAATGTTGAGGCAGTACCTATAACTGCCGTCATCACAGCTGACAACAGCGATGCACTTTCTCCTAACCCAATTGTCCTAAAAAGTAAAGGGGCATAGAAAGCAATCACATTTATCCCTGTCATTTGCTGGAAAAATGGTATAGCTACTGCCATCACAAGCTGAGGCCTATATCTTCGTTTCAAAATGGTCTTAAATGATTGTTTGTTGTTGGCTTTTGAAGAACTTGCTGTTATAAGATCATCAAGTTCTGCTTGCACATCTTCTGTGCCTCGAATTCGCTGAAGTAGTAACTTGGCCTTTTGATGGTCATGGCCTCGTTGGATTAAGCTGTTTGGAGTTTCAGGGAGGAAAAGTGAACCAAGTGTTAGCACTGAGGCTGGCACTGCTGCCATGGCTAGGGAAACACGCCAACCCCAACCACCTTCAATCTTCTCTGTTCCATAGTTGATTAGGGTAGCAAACAAAGCACCAATGCCAAGGCTTAATTGGAAGCCATTGCTAGTTGCCCCTCTTAGTCGTGGTAGTGCCATTTCAGATAGATACAAAGGAACAGCCTACAGAATCAGTACAAAATCTGAAAGAAATTACTGTCTTGTCATTCTGATTTGGTAAAATAACTAAGAAAATGTTCGTATGTGAGATGGTTGAGCCAAGTTTGCAGTAAAGTAGACATCCCCAACTTATTCTAGAAAGCATGAGAATTACCAAAAGTCCTAAAAGCTATGCCAGcattaaataaatcataatcaatggttattcttttattttcattttgtcttCAACAGTCTAAATGAACTTCGCAAAAAAAGAAGTTAGATCCTAAATTTCAGGAAAGTAAATTACATAGTTTTAATCTTCCAAGAAGTTCTTCATTTTGTTGGCTAGACAAGCACTGTCTAGTCTCCAATTGAATCTTAAGTTGTAAGTTGTACTAAATATCTGAAATGCTTGTTATAATGCagaaaaatgaaggaaaagGTAGCTACCTGGTTTGCAAAACCAACTCCAACTCCAAGCAAAAGTCTACCAACTATGAGCATGTACACATTAAAAGCTGCACCTCCAAAAGCAGTACCGGCCAGGAAGGCGGCGCCGCCGGCCACCATGGATGGTTTGCGGCCAAAGGCTTTGGTGACATAAGAAGCAAAGAAGGAAGTAACAAGGCCAGCAACATAGAGAGATGATGTAAAAGAGGTCAAGAGTTGACTATCAAATACACAGTAGTTGCTGACTTTGGCTTCTTGTTTCTTGAGATACACTTTGTGGAAGAACTTCTTCAGAAATGGCTCCATTGAGGTCACCCCACCAGCTATTCCAATGTCATAGCCAAAGATGAAACCTCCCATGGCAGCCATCATGCAAGACAGCACAACATAAAGGGTTATCTTACCATTGCTTTGGACATTTTCACTTGCTATGGCCAACCCAATAGCCATTGATAGCCTCTTCTTTAGTACACTAGTAAAAGCTTAGAGAGATTGATTGAAGTTTCATAAATGGTTCATGATAATTGATAAGCAAGCAGTGCTTTTTGACTTCTGTGCACAACCATGGTTTGAATTTTCATCACTACTGTAACTGCTAAAACTGTCACTGTTGATATTTggttagttaatttttttcttcttctaaaaGTACAGGAAGTAATTTGGTCTTATCTCATCTTTAAGTAATTTATATCTGAAATCTACTTAGCAATGTCAAATTTGCATTGCTTCTATGATAGCATGAGATTTTATGTGTTGTGATAGAGATGTGCCTCTAACCATATGATGAAGGACAAAAAGAACAGCATTAATGGTGATTTTTTTGTCCTCAATGTAATAATAATTGAGCAATTTGGCTAACTTGAGCTTGTGGAAGAGAAATGCATGGGAACAATAGTTCTTAGGAACCCTGCACATGATGTGGAATTTCTATAACCTGGAGTCAAATTTCTGATACAAAATCTCACCGCCATCTGTTAAAAAATAACTGCCAGGAATTCTTATATGAACTTTTATAATGTCCACATATTGTATACTTACTATAGTTACGACCACACCGAGTCTCAATTTtctattgagtttttttttattattcttttattatatttctaagttacacatatattaaaaatttctttaatatattttaaaatattaaaataaatgtaacttGAAAACACACTAATCGaccaagaaaaagaagaagaggaaatCCAACTTCCACATAAGTTAAATAATACTCTCAACCTTATAAATGTCATGACATATTGACATGTTTGATGGAGTTTGAAATTTCACTTGCTTCAACTAGGTCTTCACGTTCTTGTTGAACATCATTGTAATAACAATGATGTTGTCGTGAATTTGATGGAGAAGAAACtatattgaattattttgatTAGTAATACGATTAAATTGACAACATTCAAAATCCCATAATAACAAATGCCCCCTTTCACAAAATCCTTGCCTCAAGGATGAAAGATTGTTTactattttaacaatatttgcatacaatttcattttccaattttgtttaaaatactaataaatttaatagtgacaaaattaattacttgttgatattattaatttttttaattaaatatttaaaagcaaattattttcaactaatcatatattattttaaatttacatttactaaaatgtttattttaataaattcattatattttctattaacttaaaattaattttaacgaaatttcatttattttaactttattttaattataggaGAAAAATAgtaatcttatatttaaatttatttatacattttttctaACAATTACATCTATTAAATTATTCACAAATTCTTCCTTCAAATCCCTTCATCTATCTATTACTCCAAACAACACCATAATCCCCTATTCATCTTCTCAAATCTTTCCTCAAATCCTCTTCCCAATCTAAAGGAAAAATAGAAAGGATTTTAAACCCTCCTTGATTCTATAGACACTCGATACTTTTATGTTCGAACTTATCTTTCAATTCATGTCACTTAGCAACACTTCTTCTATTAAGTATGATTGAAAATTATGCATCCTGTAAAGTCCCACATCACCTAGGATAAGCAAGGGAGTGGATGTTGGTGGTTGTATAATGAACTCTAGATTCATGGTTTTAGTCACTCAAAGTATAAGACACTTTAAGTCAGTGTTTGGCTTTTGTTATACTCTTCTGGTAGTGTTGTGAGGTTTAGTTAAATTCTTTCTTTAGGGTGTGTGAGTGTACTTGGGGTCAAAGGATTTGAGAGAGTGTTGTCTTTGTGTTCTAAATACTTTAACATAATGTTATTCTCTAGTTGACTTTAGATAACGACCATGGTTTTTTTCTCCAGATTTGGAGTTTCCACATTATATTGTTTGTGTAtccttatgtttatatatttctttgtgAGTAGGGTGATTCTCAAGGTAAAGGcgatatgttttttttccaaCAAGTGGTATTAAAGCTTATGGTTCGATAGGATATTCATAATACGATCTATGATTACAGTTTAGTATAATCTTCCAGATAAGAAAAGATGAGTTTCTTGTTGCTGGAGAATCATCCTTGTTTGTTGAAGTTGCAATaagaaatttgatgaaaatatcATTGTTAGCGTCGTGTTGGAGTGGTGAATTTGGAGATAG carries:
- the LOC114194008 gene encoding probable isoaspartyl peptidase/L-asparaginase 3 isoform X1 translates to MHFRDLGEQWYNLHHQSISMSAKSFVIIFLLPLFSVVVGNETVQSEEYPLVVSTWPFVEAVRAAWKAVDGGSSAVDSVVEGCSACEELRCDGTVGPGGSPDENGETTIDALIMDGLTMEVGAVAAMRYVTDGIKAARLVMQHTEHTLLVGEKASEFAISMGLPGPTNLSSPESMEKWTKWKDGCCQPNFRKNVSPANSCGPYSPTHYLQHPGETCSSTGHMLTTNSGLPRVGLHSHDTISMAVIDRMGHIAVGTSTNGATFKIPGRVGDGPIAGSSAYAVEEVGACCATGDGDIMMRFLPCYQVVESMRLGMEPKLAAKDAMARIARKFPDFLGAVVALNKKGEHAGACHGWTFQYSVRSPAMKDVEVFTVLP
- the LOC114194008 gene encoding probable isoaspartyl peptidase/L-asparaginase 3 isoform X3 codes for the protein MHFRDLGEQWYNLHHQSISMSAKSFVIIFLLPLFSVVVGNETVQSEEYPLVVSTWPFVEAVRAAWKAVDGGSSAVDSVVEGCSACEELRCDGTVGPGGSPDENGETTIDALIMDGLTMEVGAVAAMRYVTDGIKAARLVMQHTEHTLLVGEKASEFAISMGLPGPTNLSSPESMEKWTKWKDGCCQPNFRKNVSPANSCGPYSPTHYLQHPGETCSSTGHMLTTNSGLPRVGLHSHDTISMAVIDRMGHIAVGTSTNGATFKIPGRVGDGPIAGSSAYAVEEVGACCATGDGDIMMRFLPW
- the LOC114194008 gene encoding probable isoaspartyl peptidase/L-asparaginase 3 isoform X2, yielding MSAKSFVIIFLLPLFSVVVGNETVQSEEYPLVVSTWPFVEAVRAAWKAVDGGSSAVDSVVEGCSACEELRCDGTVGPGGSPDENGETTIDALIMDGLTMEVGAVAAMRYVTDGIKAARLVMQHTEHTLLVGEKASEFAISMGLPGPTNLSSPESMEKWTKWKDGCCQPNFRKNVSPANSCGPYSPTHYLQHPGETCSSTGHMLTTNSGLPRVGLHSHDTISMAVIDRMGHIAVGTSTNGATFKIPGRVGDGPIAGSSAYAVEEVGACCATGDGDIMMRFLPCYQVVESMRLGMEPKLAAKDAMARIARKFPDFLGAVVALNKKGEHAGACHGWTFQYSVRSPAMKDVEVFTVLP
- the LOC114194008 gene encoding probable isoaspartyl peptidase/L-asparaginase 3 isoform X4; translation: MVAPRLWIPWLRVALPVRNSVGPGGSPDENGETTIDALIMDGLTMEVGAVAAMRYVTDGIKAARLVMQHTEHTLLVGEKASEFAISMGLPGPTNLSSPESMEKWTKWKDGCCQPNFRKNVSPANSCGPYSPTHYLQHPGETCSSTGHMLTTNSGLPRVGLHSHDTISMAVIDRMGHIAVGTSTNGATFKIPGRVGDGPIAGSSAYAVEEVGACCATGDGDIMMRFLPCYQVVESMRLGMEPKLAAKDAMARIARKFPDFLGAVVALNKKGEHAGACHGWTFQYSVRSPAMKDVEVFTVLP
- the LOC114194008 gene encoding probable isoaspartyl peptidase/L-asparaginase 3 isoform X6, which gives rise to MDGLTMEVGAVAAMRYVTDGIKAARLVMQHTEHTLLVGEKASEFAISMGLPGPTNLSSPESMEKWTKWKDGCCQPNFRKNVSPANSCGPYSPTHYLQHPGETCSSTGHMLTTNSGLPRVGLHSHDTISMAVIDRMGHIAVGTSTNGATFKIPGRVGDGPIAGSSAYAVEEVGACCATGDGDIMMRFLPCYQVVESMRLGMEPKLAAKDAMARIARKFPDFLGAVVALNKKGEHAGACHGWTFQYSVRSPAMKDVEVFTVLP
- the LOC114194008 gene encoding probable isoaspartyl peptidase/L-asparaginase 3 isoform X5 produces the protein MEVGAVAAMRYVTDGIKAARLVMQHTEHTLLVGEKASEFAISMGLPGPTNLSSPESMEKWTKWKDGCCQPNFRKNVSPANSCGPYSPTHYLQHPGETCSSTGHMLTTNSGLPRVGLHSHDTISMAVIDRMGHIAVGTSTNGATFKIPGRVGDGPIAGSSAYAVEEVGACCATGDGDIMMRFLPCYQVVESMRLGMEPKLAAKDAMARIARKFPDFLGAVVALNKKGEHAGACHGWTFQYSVRSPAMKDVEVFTVLP
- the LOC114194000 gene encoding hexose carrier protein HEX6-like, translated to MAIGLAIASENVQSNGKITLYVVLSCMMAAMGGFIFGYDIGIAGGVTSMEPFLKKFFHKVYLKKQEAKVSNYCVFDSQLLTSFTSSLYVAGLVTSFFASYVTKAFGRKPSMVAGGAAFLAGTAFGGAAFNVYMLIVGRLLLGVGVGFANQAVPLYLSEMALPRLRGATSNGFQLSLGIGALFATLINYGTEKIEGGWGWRVSLAMAAVPASVLTLGSLFLPETPNSLIQRGHDHQKAKLLLQRIRGTEDVQAELDDLITASSSKANNKQSFKTILKRRYRPQLVMAVAIPFFQQMTGINVIAFYAPLLFRTIGLGESASLLSAVMTAVIGTASTFISMLIVDKLGRRALFIIGGIQMFASQCIVGGTMAFHLKDHGGLSKGYACVVLAMICIYVAGFGWSWGPLGWLVPSEIFPLEIRSVGQSITVAVSFIFTFAVGQTFLAMLCHLKSGIFFFFGGWVVVMTLFVYYLLPETKSLPLEQMEKVWQEHWFWKTIVAETSDKEHKREI